TCTTGAGACACTCGCGCCTCACCTCATCGGAGTAGCCTCGGTGAGATTCATACGTATCAATGAACTGACGACCGCAAGCAACGCAGATGTGATTTTGCTTACCACTTCTCTTGCCGTTTTTACGGATATGAGTAGCCCCGCACTCTGGACATTGCATGGCAGATTCCTCCTGTTCATCTTCTAATTATGCAACACCGGATCAAGCCCACTGCCGCGTCGTCGAATGGAAGGTTGCCACTCCGGAAAAGTCTCATGGGACAGATAAGTATAGACCGTGCGTTTGCCCATGCCCAGATGGTGCGCAATGTCTTGGATGCGATAGCCCTGCTGCTGTAAAATGTGGACCTGCTCATAGCGTTCCAAACGTTGAGCCCGTTTGGTGATCGTGGGTTGTGGCGTCAGTTCGCAAGCCCAGGGGGTAACGACAGCGTTGCCCAACGGCTGGGCTTGTTCGATGCGTCTAAAGACTTGAACCTGTCCCTTGAATGCTTTTTCCAGGGTCTCCTCAAGGTTCTGCAGTAGATGAAAGCGATCCGCGACCTGGATGGCCTCCGGAGCACCTTCGCTCATGCCCCGCTTATAGGCTTTGGAGCGGTCGCGGGACAAGATTTCCACGCCCGGATGCGCTTTCAACCATTCAGCCAGGGTTTCTGCACTACGGTCGGGTAACAGTGCGACCGGTTGATGAGTTTCGAGATCCACTAAAATCGTCCCGTATTGGTGGCCTTTTCGTAGAGCAAAGTCATCCACTCCCAAC
The genomic region above belongs to Leptolyngbya sp. CCY15150 and contains:
- a CDS encoding ISL3 family transposase; this translates as MKLLEYCLPDASTLNLKHWDLDAESHQMVITVCSIQTVACCPLCQTLTRRVHSRYKRTLKDLPLAQFGLTIMLEVCKFFCLNEACRRRIFTERLPTIVAPWARRTRRYAEQLTAIGLSLGGSAAVRLGQHLNVAASRNTFLHLIARLSFPEMDTPRMLGVDDFALRKGHQYGTILVDLETHQPVALLPDRSAETLAEWLKAHPGVEILSRDRSKAYKRGMSEGAPEAIQVADRFHLLQNLEETLEKAFKGQVQVFRRIEQAQPLGNAVVTPWACELTPQPTITKRAQRLERYEQVHILQQQGYRIQDIAHHLGMGKRTVYTYLSHETFPEWQPSIRRRGSGLDPVLHN